A region of Necator americanus strain Aroian chromosome I, whole genome shotgun sequence DNA encodes the following proteins:
- a CDS encoding hypothetical protein (NECATOR_CHRI.G2397.T2) has protein sequence MYNELLGWIHRGFLGTIQSTIPTAPCKIPIQGYAEFPAQKEPPRRIASLTTSTRPTPRVRGPLLSLAMISLTFTASVTTGVMAAVRVAGYVEQRCIIDEPDT, from the coding sequence ATGTACAACGAATTATTAGGATGGATCCACAGAGGATTTTTGGGGACAATTCAATCGACAATACCCACAGCACCCTGCAAGATTCCAATCCAAGGTTATGCAGAATTTCCAGCACAGAAGGAACCACCCAGAAGAATCGCGTCACTCACTACGTCAACACGACCAACTCCACGAGTGCGAGGACCTCTGCTATCCTTAGCCATGATATCGCTTACCTTCACTGCTTCGGTAACTACTGGTGTTATGGCAGCTGTACGTGTGGCTGGTTACGTTGAACAACGTTGCATCATTGATGAACCGGATACATGA
- a CDS encoding hypothetical protein (NECATOR_CHRI.G2397.T1), translating to MKRVVAQVAALEAALKEIAFGDEILPEINVICWRTADQDALSSTICTGYLSSTCDWHRPTSSLNSNQQGSNCEPPHNPRSSKIPSAYVRVVFHCVSDRSAIDLCAEGPTLNSSFALETNSYVVPSSNTKRQLIAMYNELLGWIHRGFLGTIQSTIPTAPCKIPIQGYAEFPAQKEPPRRIASLTTSTRPTPRVRGPLLSLAMISLTFTASVTTGVMAAVRVAGYVEQRCIIDEPDT from the exons atgaagcgtGTAGTCGCgcaagtggctgcgctcgaagcggcgctgaAGGAAATAGCATTTGGAGATGAG ATACTTCCTGAGATCAATGTGATATGTTGGAGAACAGCTGACCAGGACGCTTTATCAAGCACCATCTGCACCGGCTATTTGTCGAGCACATGTGACTGGCATCGCCCCACTTCCTCACTCAATTCAAATCAG CAGGGATCAAACTGCGAACCACCTCACAATCCAAGAAGTTCGAAAATTCCATCAGCCTACGTACGTGTTGTATTCCATTGCGTTTCCGACAGATCTGCGATAGACCTCTGTGCTGAGGGACCCACGCTTAACTCTTCTTTCGCGCTGGAAACCAACTCGTACGTAGTTCCG TCTTCGAATACGAAACGACAGCTAATCGCTATGTACAACGAATTATTAGGATGGATCCACAGAGGATTTTTGGGGACAATTCAATCGACAATACCCACAGCACCCTGCAAGATTCCAATCCAAGGTTATGCAGAATTTCCAGCACAGAAGGAACCACCCAGAAGAATCGCGTCACTCACTACGTCAACACGACCAACTCCACGAGTGCGAGGACCTCTGCTATCCTTAGCCATGATATCGCTTACCTTCACTGCTTCGGTAACTACTGGTGTTATGGCAGCTGTACGTGTGGCTGGTTACGTTGAACAACGTTGCATCATTGATGAACCGGATACATGA